From one Hirundo rustica isolate bHirRus1 chromosome 8, bHirRus1.pri.v3, whole genome shotgun sequence genomic stretch:
- the SRGN gene encoding serglycin, which yields MPAKMQLLIRCNGRIFLAICLILFVGYTAQGAPMQRARYKRVRCRPDAWSANCIEEKGPWFYMPTGGANRILPPMADPSLMKRYQELGNIFPLSDEDSGSGSNTMVEAEPASGSGLGDGDSFSEAKLPAFLEGLRGSELKEKLSEEDLLL from the exons ATGCCAGCCAAAATGCAGCTCCTTATCAGATGCAACGGGAGGATTTTCCTGGCTATTTGTTTAATCCTCTTTGTGGGATACACAGCACAAG GTGCTCCAATGCAGAGGGCGAGGTACAAGAGGGTGAGGTGCCGGCCTGACGCCTGGTCCGCTAACTGCATCGAAGAGAAGGGGCCCTGGTTTTACATGCCCACTGGTGGGGCCAACAGGATCCTTCCTCCCATGGCAGACCCATCCTT GATGAAGAGATACCAGGAGCTGGGCAACATATTCCCTCTCTCGGATGAGGATTCCGGCTCTGGGTCCAACACCATGGTGGAAGCAGAGCCAGCCTCTGGCTCGGGGCTCGGTGACGGTGACAGCTTCTCTGAGGCGAAGCTGCCTGCCTTCCTGGAGGGCCTGCGAGGCAGCGAGCTGAAGGAAAAGCTGTCGGAGGAGGATTTGCTCCTGTAG